The following coding sequences lie in one Equus asinus isolate D_3611 breed Donkey chromosome 1, EquAss-T2T_v2, whole genome shotgun sequence genomic window:
- the RAB32 gene encoding ras-related protein Rab-32 — protein MAGGGAGEPGRGAAAGPETREHLFKVLVIGELGVGKTSIIKRYVHQLFSQHYRATIGVDFALKVLNWDNRTLVRLQLWDIAGQERFGNMTRVYYKEAVGAFVVFDISRGSTFEAVLKWKSDLDSKVHLPNGSPIPAVLLANKCDQKKEGGQNPPQMDQFCKEHGFTGWFETSAKDNINIDEAARFLVENILENYQSFPNEENDGSKIKLDQETPPAASKSQCC, from the exons ATggcgggcggcggcgccgggGAGCCGGGCCGGGGGGCGGCCGCGGGGCCCGAGACCCGCGAGCACCTCTTCAAGGTGCTGGTCATCGGCGAGCTCGGCGTGGGCAAGACCAGCATCATCAAGCGCTATGTGCACCAGCTCTTCTCCCAGCACTACCGGGCCACCATCGGGGTGGACTTCGCCCTCAAGGTCCTCAACTGGGACAACAGGACGCTGGTGCGCCTGCAGCTGTGGGACATCGCGG ggCAGGAGCGTTTTGGCAACATGACCCGAGTATACTACAAAGAAGCTGTCGGGGCTTTCGTAGTGTTTGATATATCAAGAGGTTCCACGTTTGAGGCAGTCTTAAAATGGAAGAGCGATCTGGATAGCAAAGTCCATCTTCCAAATGGCAGCCCTATTCCTGCTGTCCTCTTAGCTAACAAATGTGACCAGAAAAAGGAAGGTGGCCAGAACCCTCCCCAGATGGACCAGTTCTGCAAAGAACATGGCTTCACTGGATGGTTTGAAACCTCTGCAAAG GATAACATAAACATCGATGAAGCAGCCCGGTTCCTAGTGGAGAATATTCTTGAGAACTACCAAAGCTTTCCTAATGAAGAAAACGATGGAAGCAAAATTAAACTGGACCAGGAGACCCCGCCAGCAGCGAGCAAATCCCAGTGTTGCTGA